DNA from Sorangium aterium:
AGCCCGGCGCAGGGCTGCGCGCGGCGCCGCGCGCGGCGTCGAAGCCGAGGAGGATGCGCAGTGGAGCAGGGGATTCCGACGTGGGGCACGCCGATCGAGCTCCTGAAGAGCCACGGGTCCGGCGTCGCGAGCGCGCTGTTCATCGCTGTCGTCGGGTGGACGGCCGCGGCCTGGGCCGCGCGGAGCGTGCGGTCGCTCGGCAAGCAGTGGACGCAGATCGACGCGACCCTCGTCCCCTTGCTGGCCAGTGTAAGCAGGCTCACTGTCTTGACGGTCACCGCCATGGCCGTGCTCGAGCGCTTCGGCGTCGACACGAAGAGCCTGTTCGCCGTGCTCGGCGCCGCGGGTCTGACCATCGGCCTCGCCCTCAAGGACACGCTGTCGGACGTGGCCGCCGGGCTGGTCTTGCTCGTGCTCCGTCCGTTCGACGTCGGCGATGCGATCGAGGTCGACGGGACCTCCGGCATCGTCGACGCCATCGACGTGTTCCAGACCAAGCTGACGAGCTTCGACGGCGTCCCGATCATGCTGCCGAACTCCAAGGTCCGGTCCGCCAAGATCCAGAACTTCACCCGGGCGGAGCGCCGGCGCATGGACCTCACGATCGGCGTCAGCGCCACGGCCGACATCGCTCACGCCATCGCCACGCTGCGGGACGTCCTCTCGAACGAGCCGCGCGTGCTGCCGGCGCCGGCGCCGTCGGTCGACGTTGTCGAGCTCGCGGACGAGAAGGTCAACCTGCTCGTCCGCGCCTGGACCCTCCCCGCCGATTTCTTCCCGGTGCGGCTCGAGCTCACGCGCCACTTCAAGGAGCGGCTCGACGCAGAGGGGGTCGTCATCCCCATGCCCCAGCGCGAGCTGCATATCCCCCTTCGCGAGCCGGAGCGGCGATCTACCCCGCTCCTCTGAGGCGGCCCGCGCGGTTCGTGCGAGCGGCCCGGGAGGCGACCCCGCCGCGCTGCCCCTCGCCCCTGCCCGAGGTCAGGGCGTGCCCATCAGGAGATAGTACCAGGTGCCCACCTCGATGGCGTTCGGGTGCGTGCCGCTCACCCGGGTCAGCGTGCTCGTGAAGATCTTCTTGTTGAACGCAAGGCCGTTGCTCGGCGCCTGCGTCTTCACGTACCAGGCGGCCGCCATCAGGGCCGATGTCTGGTTGTCCTTCTCGAACAGGACTCCCATCTTCACCTGGCTGTCGTCGGGGCTCGGCAACCGGTAGAGGTACCCGGTGCGGGTCCCCGGGACGGTACGCGTCCCCTGCGTCCAGTCGCCCTGAGTCGGGTTCCGGGGGGCCGTGAACTGGTTGCTCGGGCTCACGACGTCCAGGAACGCGTCGAGCGCCGGCGCCGTGAAGCTCGGGATCACCTCGGACGTGAAGGTCAATGTGTTCGCGAAGGTGAGGGCGCTCGCCCACCGCCAGTACTCGGTCTGCGCCTGGAAGGTGAGCTGGCCATTGGAAACACCGTTGACCCCGAGGGCCACGATCCGGACGAGATCAGCGGTCGAAAAGATCCTGAGCCTCACGTCCGGCGGGATCTGGGCAATCACACCGGAGCCCGGTTTGGCCTTCGCAGGGCTGCGCGTCGAATGGGAAGCGCCGGCGGCGGGCGCACCGAACGTTGAGTCTGCATCGTTGCTCATGGTTGCGCTCTCTCCTGGGATGACGATCTCGACAGCATCGATCGCAGCGCGCGGACCCTGTCCAGCCCGCGCTCCGGTGGCGGCGGCACGCGCGCGCTCACGACGCGCGACCCGCGCGGCCTCACCCGGCGTCGACGCCAGGAAAGCTGGATCCTCCCGGCCGCGGCGTCGATGACAGGCGGTCACGCGCGAGGGCCGGCGAGCTCCGGCGGCGGCCCGATGTTCAGTACCGGATCACCTCGAGCGCCTCGGTGCCGAGCCGGATCTGCCGCGACGTCGTCCGGCGCTCGACGAGCGAGCCGGCGTCGAGCACGCCCGCGCGCGCGAGCTGCTGGCGGGCGCGGAAGACGTTGACGTTGAGGTGATGGAGGTCGAGCCGCAGCTTGCCGAGCAGGTCGTCGACGTAGCGCCACCCGCGCTCGGCCGGGGGCAGCCCGCTCTCCCGGTCGCGCAGCCGGGAGCGCGCCAGCATGAGGAGCAGCTCGTGGTGGGCGCGCGCGGCGAGCTGGATGACCTTTTCCCCCTGCACCAGGGAGACGGCGATGTGCTCCTCGTCGTGGCTCACCTCGAAGCGCAGGACGGTGAGGCCGAGGAGCTTGGGGCTCGCCGCGCTCGACGCGGTGGTCGGTACGGCGGCGTCGAGCGCCTGTGGCGGGACGCGCAGCACCCAGGCGCCGCCGGCCTCGATGCGCTCCTGATCGACCGCCGGGCGGGTGGCCCCGTCGATCTCGATCTGCCAGACGCCGTGCTGATCCTCGAAGAGCGTCACCCGGGGATCGGCGGCGTCCGGCAGCGCGAGCAGGCCCTCCTCCGCCGCGCGCACCTCGCCGGTGAGCTCGGCCCGCGCGCTCGTGACGGGCGCGCCGGCCTCCTCCACGGTCCAGCGCTCGGCGTCGCCGCCGAACACGAGCTCCGCCCCCGCGTCGAGCGCGACCCGCTCGGCGGACGTGAGCCGCCGGCCGCCGACGTGCGTGCCGTTCGTGCTGCCGAGGTCGCGGATCCACCAGCGCGCTCCGTCCCAGAACAGGACGGCGTGCTCGCCGGAGGCGCAGCGGTCCCGGAGGCGCACGGCGCAGTCGCGCGCTCGGCCGACCCGCGCGCGCGCCGGGAGCGTCACGCGAAGGCCGTGGGCTTCATGCTTCAAGACCGCCATGGATACAGCGTAAGATGGCGCCGCCGACCACATCAACGGCGTCGAAGGCGAGACCCCCATGAGCGATCCCGCGGCACTCCTCCGGAAGCTGGCGGGTGAGCTGCACCTGTCTCCCTCGGCGTGCGCGGAGATCCAGCGGGCGCTCGCTGAGCACGCCGCGCGCAGCCTCACGGAAGAGCTGCCGGCGACCGTGGTCCGGGACGCGCCGGCGGCGGCCGGGGGCGCACCCCGGCAGACCGGAGGCGCGTCGGCCGTGGCCGAGCGCCGCCCGAGCGCCGCGCCTCCGGCGGTCCACGCGCCGGTCGCGGCGTGGCCCTGGGACCGCTACGACGATCTCGGGCTCATCGGCCGCGGGGGCATGGGCGAGGTGCGGCGCGTCCGCGATCGCGTGATGGGCCGCGTGCTCGCCATGAAGCTGCTGCGCATCGAGGGGCAAGACGACGCGGACGGCCGGGCGCGCTTCCTCGACGAGGCGCGCCTCACGGCGTGCCTTCAGCACCCAGGGATCGTCCCCGTCCACGACTGCGGGATGCTCCCGACCGGCCAGCTCTGGTTCACGATGAAGGAGGTCCGCGGCCGCACGCTGAGCGCGCTGATCCGCGCGCTCCACGCGTCGGGCGAGGCCGGCCCCTCGCCCGAGGCGCTGCGCCGCGTGCTCGACGTCTTCGTCCGCGTCTGCGAGGCGGTCGCGTACGCGCACGGCCAGGGCGTCCTCCACCGCGATCTCAAGCCGGACAACGTCATGATCGGCGAGTTCGGCGAGGTCCTCGTGATGGACTGGGGCATCGCCCGCGCGACGGCGCGCGGCGCGCTGGCGGACGCGCTCCCGGACAGCGGCCACCACACGCACGCGGGCCTCGTCCTGGGGACGCCTGTCTACATGCCGCCGGAGCAGGCGCGCGGCGAGGCCGAGCAGCTCGGGCCGCCCAGCGACGTGTACTCCCTCGGGGCCGTCCTGTACGAGCTCCTCTGCGGCGAGCCCCCGTTCCGCGGGACGGCGCTGGCCGTCCTGGCGCAGGTGGTCCAGCGGTCGCCCGAGCAGCTCGCCGTCCGGTGCCCCGACCAGATCCCTCGGGATCTCATCGCGATCTGCGAGCGGGCGATGGCCCGCGCGCCGTCGGCGCGCTACGCGAGCGCCGAGGTGCTCGCCGCGGAGATCCGCGGCTTCCTCGACGGCGCCCGCCGTCGCGAGCGGGCGCGCGCCCTCGTCGAGGAGTCGCGCGCGCTGGCGCCGCAGATCGAGGGCCTGCGCGCGCGCGCCCGGGCCCTCCGGGCCGAGGCGAAGGCGGTGCTCGGGCGCCTCGACTCGTTCGCGCCCGCCGCCGAGAAGGCGCAGGGGTGGGCGCTCGAGGACGAGGCGCGCGCGCTGGACCGCGCCGCCGCCCTGGACGAGGCGACCTGGCACCAGAAGCTCCGCGCCGCGCTCAACGAGGCCCCGGACTTCGATGAAGCGCACGCGGCGCTCGCCGACGCGCACCTGGCCGACCTGCGGGCCGCCGAGGAGGCGCGCGACGCCGAGGCCGCGGCGCGCGCCGAGGCGTTCCTCAGGGCGCACGCGCGTGAGCGGCACGCGGTCTTGCTCCGCGGCACCGGCGCCCTCTCGCTGCGGACCGACCCCGAGGGGGCGCAGGTCTGGCTGCTCCGCTATGTCGAGCAGGAGCGCCGGCTCCGCGCCGAGCCCCAGGGCTTCCTCGGCCACACGCCGCTCTGCGAGGTCCCGCTCGCGCGCGGCAGCTACCTGCTCTTGATCCGCGCGCCCGGGTACCGCGAGGCGCGGTACCCTGTGAAGATCGGCCGCGGCGAGCACTGGGACGGCGTGCGCCCGGGCGGCGCAGAGC
Protein-coding regions in this window:
- a CDS encoding mechanosensitive ion channel family protein is translated as MEQGIPTWGTPIELLKSHGSGVASALFIAVVGWTAAAWAARSVRSLGKQWTQIDATLVPLLASVSRLTVLTVTAMAVLERFGVDTKSLFAVLGAAGLTIGLALKDTLSDVAAGLVLLVLRPFDVGDAIEVDGTSGIVDAIDVFQTKLTSFDGVPIMLPNSKVRSAKIQNFTRAERRRMDLTIGVSATADIAHAIATLRDVLSNEPRVLPAPAPSVDVVELADEKVNLLVRAWTLPADFFPVRLELTRHFKERLDAEGVVIPMPQRELHIPLREPERRSTPLL
- a CDS encoding FHA domain-containing protein, whose product is MAVLKHEAHGLRVTLPARARVGRARDCAVRLRDRCASGEHAVLFWDGARWWIRDLGSTNGTHVGGRRLTSAERVALDAGAELVFGGDAERWTVEEAGAPVTSARAELTGEVRAAEEGLLALPDAADPRVTLFEDQHGVWQIEIDGATRPAVDQERIEAGGAWVLRVPPQALDAAVPTTASSAASPKLLGLTVLRFEVSHDEEHIAVSLVQGEKVIQLAARAHHELLLMLARSRLRDRESGLPPAERGWRYVDDLLGKLRLDLHHLNVNVFRARQQLARAGVLDAGSLVERRTTSRQIRLGTEALEVIRY
- a CDS encoding bifunctional serine/threonine-protein kinase/formylglycine-generating enzyme family protein, with the translated sequence MSDPAALLRKLAGELHLSPSACAEIQRALAEHAARSLTEELPATVVRDAPAAAGGAPRQTGGASAVAERRPSAAPPAVHAPVAAWPWDRYDDLGLIGRGGMGEVRRVRDRVMGRVLAMKLLRIEGQDDADGRARFLDEARLTACLQHPGIVPVHDCGMLPTGQLWFTMKEVRGRTLSALIRALHASGEAGPSPEALRRVLDVFVRVCEAVAYAHGQGVLHRDLKPDNVMIGEFGEVLVMDWGIARATARGALADALPDSGHHTHAGLVLGTPVYMPPEQARGEAEQLGPPSDVYSLGAVLYELLCGEPPFRGTALAVLAQVVQRSPEQLAVRCPDQIPRDLIAICERAMARAPSARYASAEVLAAEIRGFLDGARRRERARALVEESRALAPQIEGLRARARALRAEAKAVLGRLDSFAPAAEKAQGWALEDEARALDRAAALDEATWHQKLRAALNEAPDFDEAHAALADAHLADLRAAEEARDAEAAARAEAFLRAHARERHAVLLRGTGALSLRTDPEGAQVWLLRYVEQERRLRAEPQGFLGHTPLCEVPLARGSYLLLIRAPGYREARYPVKIGRGEHWDGVRPGGAEPFVVPLLPSEALGEEDVYVPAGFFSAGGDPQAGDGLPACRIWVDGFVVRRHPVTQAEYLAFLNDLLERGRESEAAAACPRAARAIAGNVDIPLFARDGDGRFVLGPQARAEQARHPVASVDWRSAVAYASWLEARTGAPWRLVGELEREKAARGVDGRFFPWGDEPEPTWACMVGGRPGPASPAPVDDHPTDEGPHGARGLAGNIRDWCAELWMPDGPTVVDRIARLQPADAAAPGLRSIRGGAWSSGPPAVCRAAGRFAARPEDRFSAVGFRLARPVVAGG